A stretch of the Theropithecus gelada isolate Dixy chromosome 7a, Tgel_1.0, whole genome shotgun sequence genome encodes the following:
- the UBL7 gene encoding ubiquitin-like protein 7 isoform X2, with the protein MPGRKRERERERMSLSDWHLAVKLADQPLAPKSILRLPETELGEYSLGGYSISFLKQLIAGKLQESVPDPELIDLIYCGRKLKDDQTLDFYGIQPGSTVHVLRKSWPEPDQKPEPVDKVAAMREFRVLHTALHSSSSYREAVFKMLSNKESLDQIIVATPGLSSDPIALGVLQDKDLFSVFADPNMLDTLVPAHPALVNAIVLVLHSVAGSAPMPGTDSSSRSMPSSSYRDMPGGFLFEGLSDDEDDFHPNSRSTPSSSTPSSRPASLGYSGAAGPRPITQSELATALALASTPESSSHTPTPGTQGHSSGTSPMSSGVQSGTPITNDLFSQALQHALQASGQPSLQSQWQPQLQQLRDMGIQDDELSLRALQATSGDIQAALELIFAGGAP; encoded by the exons ATGCCAG ggagaaagagagagcgcGAAAGAGAGAGGATGTCTCTCTCAGACTGGCACTTGGCGGTGAAGCTGGCTGACCAGCCACTTGCTCCAAAGTCTATTCTTCGGTTGCCAGAGACAGAACTGGGAGAATACTCGCTTGGGGGCTATAGTATTTCATTTCTGAAGCAGCTTATTGCTGGCAAACTCCAAGAGTCTGTTCCAGACCCTGAGCTGATTG ATCTGATCTACTGTGGTCGGAAGCTAAAAGATGACCAGACACTTGACTTCTATGGCATTCAACCTGGGTCCACCGTCCATGTTCTGCGGAAGTCCTGGCCCGAACCTGATCAGAAACCAG AACCTGTGGACAAAGTGGCTGCCATGAGAGAGTTCCGGGTGCTGCACACTGCCCTGCACAGCAGCTCCTCTTACAGGGAAGCG GTCTTTAAGATGCTCAGCAATAAGGAATCTCTGGATCAGATCATTGTGGCCACCCCAGGCCTCAGCAGTGACCCCATTGCTCTTG GGGTTCTCCAGGACAAGGACCTCTTCTCTGTCTTCGCTGATCCCAATATGCTTGATAC GTTGGTGCCTGCTCACCCAGCCCTCGTCAATGCCATTGTCCTGGTTCTGCACTCGGTAGCAGGCAGTGCCCCAATGCCAGGGACTGACTCCTCTTCCCGGAGCATGCCCTCCAGCTCATACCGGGATATGCCAG GTGGCTTCCTGTTTGAAGGGCTCTCGGATGATGAGGACGACTTTCACCCA AACAGCAGGTCCACACCCTCTAGCAGTACCCCCAGCTCCCGCCCAGCCTCCCTGGGGTACAGTGGAGCTGCTGGGCCCCGGCCCATCACCCAGAGTGAGCTGGCCACCGCCCTGGCCCTGGCCAGCACTCCGGAGAGCAGCTCTCACACACCGACTCCTGGCACCCAG GGCCATTCCTCAGGGACCTCACCAATGTCCTCTGGTGTCCAGTCAGGGACGCCCATCACCAATGATCTCTTCAGCCAAGCCCTGCAGCATGCCCTTCAGGCCTCTGGGCAGCCCAGCCTTCAG aGCCAGTGGCAGCCCCAGCTACAGCAGCTACGTGACATGGGCATCCAGGACGATGAGCTGAGCCTGCGGGCCCTGCAGGCCACCAGTGGGGACATCCAAGCAGCCCTGGAGCTCATCTTTGCTGGAGGAGCCCCATGA
- the UBL7 gene encoding ubiquitin-like protein 7 isoform X3 translates to MSLSDWHLAVKLADQPLAPKSILRLPETELGEYSLGGYSISFLKQLIAGKLQESVPDPELIDLIYCGRKLKDDQTLDFYGIQPGSTVHVLRKSWPEPDQKPEPVDKVAAMREFRVLHTALHSSSSYREAVFKMLSNKESLDQIIVATPGLSSDPIALGVLQDKDLFSVFADPNMLDTLVPAHPALVNAIVLVLHSVAGSAPMPGTDSSSRSMPSSSYRDMPGGFLFEGLSDDEDDFHPNSRSTPSSSTPSSRPASLGYSGAAGPRPITQSELATALALASTPESSSHTPTPGTQGHSSGTSPMSSGVQSGTPITNDLFSQALQHALQASGQPSLQSQWQPQLQQLRDMGIQDDELSLRALQATSGDIQAALELIFAGGAP, encoded by the exons ATGTCTCTCTCAGACTGGCACTTGGCGGTGAAGCTGGCTGACCAGCCACTTGCTCCAAAGTCTATTCTTCGGTTGCCAGAGACAGAACTGGGAGAATACTCGCTTGGGGGCTATAGTATTTCATTTCTGAAGCAGCTTATTGCTGGCAAACTCCAAGAGTCTGTTCCAGACCCTGAGCTGATTG ATCTGATCTACTGTGGTCGGAAGCTAAAAGATGACCAGACACTTGACTTCTATGGCATTCAACCTGGGTCCACCGTCCATGTTCTGCGGAAGTCCTGGCCCGAACCTGATCAGAAACCAG AACCTGTGGACAAAGTGGCTGCCATGAGAGAGTTCCGGGTGCTGCACACTGCCCTGCACAGCAGCTCCTCTTACAGGGAAGCG GTCTTTAAGATGCTCAGCAATAAGGAATCTCTGGATCAGATCATTGTGGCCACCCCAGGCCTCAGCAGTGACCCCATTGCTCTTG GGGTTCTCCAGGACAAGGACCTCTTCTCTGTCTTCGCTGATCCCAATATGCTTGATAC GTTGGTGCCTGCTCACCCAGCCCTCGTCAATGCCATTGTCCTGGTTCTGCACTCGGTAGCAGGCAGTGCCCCAATGCCAGGGACTGACTCCTCTTCCCGGAGCATGCCCTCCAGCTCATACCGGGATATGCCAG GTGGCTTCCTGTTTGAAGGGCTCTCGGATGATGAGGACGACTTTCACCCA AACAGCAGGTCCACACCCTCTAGCAGTACCCCCAGCTCCCGCCCAGCCTCCCTGGGGTACAGTGGAGCTGCTGGGCCCCGGCCCATCACCCAGAGTGAGCTGGCCACCGCCCTGGCCCTGGCCAGCACTCCGGAGAGCAGCTCTCACACACCGACTCCTGGCACCCAG GGCCATTCCTCAGGGACCTCACCAATGTCCTCTGGTGTCCAGTCAGGGACGCCCATCACCAATGATCTCTTCAGCCAAGCCCTGCAGCATGCCCTTCAGGCCTCTGGGCAGCCCAGCCTTCAG aGCCAGTGGCAGCCCCAGCTACAGCAGCTACGTGACATGGGCATCCAGGACGATGAGCTGAGCCTGCGGGCCCTGCAGGCCACCAGTGGGGACATCCAAGCAGCCCTGGAGCTCATCTTTGCTGGAGGAGCCCCATGA
- the UBL7 gene encoding ubiquitin-like protein 7 isoform X1 gives MMTITRTYLALQDSSAVRVSDLFSGVPCWPGRKRERERERMSLSDWHLAVKLADQPLAPKSILRLPETELGEYSLGGYSISFLKQLIAGKLQESVPDPELIDLIYCGRKLKDDQTLDFYGIQPGSTVHVLRKSWPEPDQKPEPVDKVAAMREFRVLHTALHSSSSYREAVFKMLSNKESLDQIIVATPGLSSDPIALGVLQDKDLFSVFADPNMLDTLVPAHPALVNAIVLVLHSVAGSAPMPGTDSSSRSMPSSSYRDMPGGFLFEGLSDDEDDFHPNSRSTPSSSTPSSRPASLGYSGAAGPRPITQSELATALALASTPESSSHTPTPGTQGHSSGTSPMSSGVQSGTPITNDLFSQALQHALQASGQPSLQSQWQPQLQQLRDMGIQDDELSLRALQATSGDIQAALELIFAGGAP, from the exons ATGATGACTATAACAAGAACTTATCTTGCTTTGCAAGATTCTTCCGCCGTAagagtttctgatttattttctggGGTCC catgttggccag ggagaaagagagagcgcGAAAGAGAGAGGATGTCTCTCTCAGACTGGCACTTGGCGGTGAAGCTGGCTGACCAGCCACTTGCTCCAAAGTCTATTCTTCGGTTGCCAGAGACAGAACTGGGAGAATACTCGCTTGGGGGCTATAGTATTTCATTTCTGAAGCAGCTTATTGCTGGCAAACTCCAAGAGTCTGTTCCAGACCCTGAGCTGATTG ATCTGATCTACTGTGGTCGGAAGCTAAAAGATGACCAGACACTTGACTTCTATGGCATTCAACCTGGGTCCACCGTCCATGTTCTGCGGAAGTCCTGGCCCGAACCTGATCAGAAACCAG AACCTGTGGACAAAGTGGCTGCCATGAGAGAGTTCCGGGTGCTGCACACTGCCCTGCACAGCAGCTCCTCTTACAGGGAAGCG GTCTTTAAGATGCTCAGCAATAAGGAATCTCTGGATCAGATCATTGTGGCCACCCCAGGCCTCAGCAGTGACCCCATTGCTCTTG GGGTTCTCCAGGACAAGGACCTCTTCTCTGTCTTCGCTGATCCCAATATGCTTGATAC GTTGGTGCCTGCTCACCCAGCCCTCGTCAATGCCATTGTCCTGGTTCTGCACTCGGTAGCAGGCAGTGCCCCAATGCCAGGGACTGACTCCTCTTCCCGGAGCATGCCCTCCAGCTCATACCGGGATATGCCAG GTGGCTTCCTGTTTGAAGGGCTCTCGGATGATGAGGACGACTTTCACCCA AACAGCAGGTCCACACCCTCTAGCAGTACCCCCAGCTCCCGCCCAGCCTCCCTGGGGTACAGTGGAGCTGCTGGGCCCCGGCCCATCACCCAGAGTGAGCTGGCCACCGCCCTGGCCCTGGCCAGCACTCCGGAGAGCAGCTCTCACACACCGACTCCTGGCACCCAG GGCCATTCCTCAGGGACCTCACCAATGTCCTCTGGTGTCCAGTCAGGGACGCCCATCACCAATGATCTCTTCAGCCAAGCCCTGCAGCATGCCCTTCAGGCCTCTGGGCAGCCCAGCCTTCAG aGCCAGTGGCAGCCCCAGCTACAGCAGCTACGTGACATGGGCATCCAGGACGATGAGCTGAGCCTGCGGGCCCTGCAGGCCACCAGTGGGGACATCCAAGCAGCCCTGGAGCTCATCTTTGCTGGAGGAGCCCCATGA